One stretch of Bombina bombina isolate aBomBom1 chromosome 7, aBomBom1.pri, whole genome shotgun sequence DNA includes these proteins:
- the LOC128666732 gene encoding zinc finger protein OZF, whose product MMTAEEPMEFDEVAVYFTEEEWGCLTDEQKELYKDVMMENYLTLRSLGFVQVKPLLVKKIECREEPYGSSLPINKWFVQVKPLLVKKIECREEPYGSSLPINKYEFTAGDIPRHGQNAEAFLNILQNKRSYDRNLHFDIGTIVTQKTSPIVYQNVISEEKSFSCSVCLKCFRFKSDLRKHLKVHSGEKDFSCLECGKCFTWKTSLINHQKMHTGERKFQCSECGKCFLSQSILKKHLTVHTGLKSFSCSYCGKWFGWKSDLSRHVRVHTGEKTFLCSVCGKYFTEKSDLAIHQQMHVEEKEFSCSECGKCFFSKASLNRHLNIHMGEKPFSCTECGKCFAKKSALINHQKIHTGKKIFLCFECGKCFTLKTTFINHQKIHTGQRDFPCSECGKCFISKSVLSKHLKVHAGLNAFSCAYCEKCFGWKSDLIRHLRVHTEKKELSCSECGKMFIRKSAFLTHQKIHHGDKAFSTSDFGSVCCPEIYFITD is encoded by the exons GGTTTGTTCAAGTAAAACCTTTACTGGTTAAGAAGATTGAGTGCAGAGAGGAGCCGTATGGGAGCAGTTTGCCAATTAACAAAT GGTTTGTTCAAGTAAAACCTTTACTGGTTAAGAAGATTGAGTGCAGAGAGGAGCCGTATGGGAGCAGTTTGCCAATTAACAAAT ATGAATTTACAGCCGGTGATATTCCTAGACATGGTCAGAACGCAGAAGCTTTTTTAAATATTCTTCAAAATAAAAGAAGCTACGACAGAAACTTACATTTTGACATTGGGACAATTGTTACCCAGAAAACAAGCCCCATTGTTTACCAGAATGTTATTTCAGAAGAGAAATCATTTTCATGTTCTGTTTgtctaaaatgttttagatttaaaTCAGATCTTCGTAAACATTTGAAAGTTCATTCTGGAGAGAAAGACTTTTCATGtcttgagtgtgggaaatgttttacctggAAGACATCACTTATTAATCATCAGAAAATGCACACAGGAGAGAGAAAGTTTCAATGTtccgaatgtgggaaatgttttctttcacaatCTATTCTCAAAAAACATTTGACAGTACATACAGGGTTAAAATCATTTTCTTGTTCTTATTGTGGGAAGTGGTTTGGCTGGAAATCCGATCTTAGTAGACATGTGAgagttcatacaggagagaaaacatttttatgttctgtatgtgggaaatATTTTACAGAGAAATCAGATCTTGCTATTCATCAGCAAATGCATGTAGAAGAGAAGGAATTTTCATGTtcagaatgtgggaaatgttttttcTCAAAAGCAAGTCTTAATAGACATCTGAATATTCATATGggagagaaaccattttcatgtactgaatgtggaaaatgttttgccAAGAAATCGGCTCTTAttaatcatcagaaaattcatacaggaaagaagatatttttatgttttgaatgtgggaaatgttttaccctgaaaacaacttttattaatcaccagaaaattcatacaggacagAGAGACTttccatgttctgaatgtgggaaatgttttatttcCAAATCAGTACTTAGTAAACATCTGAAAGTTCATGCAGGATTAAATGCATTTTCATGTGCATATTGTGAGAAGTGTTTTGGATGGAAATCGGATCTCATCAGGCATCTGAGAGTTCATACAGAAAAGAAAGaactttcatgttctgaatgtgggaaaatgTTTATCCGAAAATCAGCTTTTcttactcatcagaaaattcatcatGGAGACAAAGCATTTTCAACTTCTGATTTTGGAAGCGTGTGTTGCCCTGAAATTTATTTTATTACCGATTAG